From Candidatus Tisiphia endosymbiont of Melanophora roralis, a single genomic window includes:
- a CDS encoding type II toxin-antitoxin system RelE family toxin: MPQKLGKPLIGKYKGLYRYRYGNYRILYEIDLENSLVIINKIGHRSNIY; encoded by the coding sequence ATGCCACAAAAATTAGGAAAGCCGTTAATTGGTAAATACAAAGGTCTTTATCGATATAGATACGGTAACTACAGAATACTTTATGAAATTGATTTAGAAAATAGTTTGGTCATTATAAATAAAATAGGACATAGAAGTAATATTTATTAG
- a CDS encoding helix-turn-helix domain-containing protein: MDAKIKLRLSWIKLYKQLEHAGKIYEHYGISRFTLRKWYKRYEVLGKNGLCDISSKPKNFPFQKRSEVDENLILKLRKERNLGSRRIHSELKRLYGISFSTATIHKVLKKHNVAPLN; this comes from the coding sequence ATGGATGCTAAGATTAAGTTGCGTTTGAGTTGGATTAAGTTATATAAACAGTTAGAGCATGCAGGAAAGATATACGAACATTATGGTATTTCACGCTTTACATTACGCAAGTGGTACAAACGCTATGAAGTATTAGGTAAAAATGGTTTGTGTGATATTAGTAGTAAGCCCAAAAACTTTCCTTTTCAAAAAAGAAGTGAAGTTGATGAAAATCTTATACTTAAGTTAAGGAAAGAAAGGAATCTAGGATCACGACGCATTCATAGTGAATTAAAGCGTTTATATGGTATCTCATTTTCTACAGCTACTATACATAAAGTGCTTAAAAAACATAATGTAGCTCCGTTGAATTAA
- a CDS encoding IS1634 family transposase — translation MDVCKIDRHHDLDATYRMMDKLHEQIPKIKELCFKNTLTLIPNKEISLVFFDVTTLYFESVEIDELRAFGYSKDHRFNTTQLVLALATNEDGLPLGYELFSGNTAEVSTLIKSINSWQAYLKVKDVCFIADRAMFSKANLQALDEGGYRYIVAAKLKTLKKEKKEEILSEENYKPTVIGNDLTWIADLEHDGKLLITSYKSKRAINDAQERQKILDKINKTIGESGSTKKLISNSGVKKYTSSENGKSYIDAEKIEQDALWDGMHGVITNDQTITPHEAIAKYARLWVIEEQFRINKHNLQMRPIFHWTKQRIEAHIAVCYMSFAVLKTIEYKVALTQKISVTNIVELLISVQASILRHTKTGDLYRLPSAIKNEARKIYKTFNIKRSDHAAIYLK, via the coding sequence ATGGACGTTTGTAAAATTGACAGGCATCATGATCTAGATGCTACTTATCGGATGATGGACAAATTACATGAGCAAATACCTAAAATTAAAGAATTATGCTTTAAAAACACCCTAACCTTGATTCCTAATAAAGAGATTAGCCTAGTATTTTTTGATGTTACTACACTATACTTTGAATCAGTAGAAATAGATGAGCTAAGAGCCTTTGGCTATAGTAAAGATCATCGCTTTAATACTACCCAACTAGTTCTTGCCCTAGCAACTAATGAGGATGGATTACCACTCGGCTATGAGCTGTTTAGTGGTAATACCGCAGAAGTTAGCACCTTAATTAAATCAATTAACAGCTGGCAAGCGTATCTTAAAGTTAAAGATGTCTGTTTTATTGCTGATCGTGCAATGTTTAGTAAAGCTAACTTGCAAGCTCTCGATGAAGGTGGTTATCGTTATATTGTGGCAGCAAAGCTTAAAACACTCAAGAAAGAAAAGAAAGAAGAAATATTATCAGAGGAAAACTATAAGCCTACTGTTATAGGCAATGATCTTACTTGGATTGCCGATCTAGAGCATGATGGTAAACTTCTAATTACCAGTTATAAATCTAAAAGGGCTATTAATGATGCACAGGAGCGACAAAAAATTTTAGATAAAATTAATAAGACTATTGGTGAGTCTGGTAGTACTAAAAAACTTATATCTAATAGTGGAGTAAAAAAATATACTTCTAGTGAAAATGGCAAGAGCTATATTGACGCAGAGAAGATAGAGCAGGATGCGTTGTGGGATGGCATGCATGGGGTAATCACCAATGACCAGACTATAACTCCACATGAAGCAATAGCAAAATATGCTAGATTATGGGTAATTGAAGAGCAATTTAGAATCAATAAACATAATTTACAAATGCGTCCAATTTTTCACTGGACTAAACAAAGGATAGAAGCACACATAGCTGTGTGTTATATGAGTTTTGCAGTGCTTAAAACTATAGAATACAAGGTTGCTCTGACCCAAAAGATCAGTGTAACTAACATCGTTGAATTATTAATATCAGTACAGGCTTCAATCTTAAGACATACAAAGACTGGTGATCTTTATAGACTACCAAGTGCAATAAAAAACGAAGCTAGAAAAATCTATAAAACCTTTAACATCAAACGTTCAGACCATGCTGCAATATATTTAAAATAA
- a CDS encoding DUF1376 domain-containing protein, which translates to MIEFYHKLFYPSAIIKDAELLKHDEYGVYIRLLEHMWISGGKLPHDDTKIAHYLRITPKKWQNYKKILQKFFIFSDKTFTHTELKKEYQKTVLISQNNSLKARKRWGKQNCNIDDKIIENIASIGSKNCKLNDATAYATAMPQHMQLQCYARTSKKKDIDLRLDDIDRPVDNSKQLTVYHELYNKLQLLFSEHSMLFPKDQFLLVEWIKAGISIDSIYQKIALILQRVSKQNLERPKSFAYFTAEIQRCF; encoded by the coding sequence ATGATAGAATTCTACCATAAACTCTTTTACCCATCGGCTATTATTAAGGATGCAGAGTTACTAAAACATGATGAATATGGTGTTTATATTCGTCTATTGGAACATATGTGGATAAGTGGTGGAAAACTACCACATGATGATACAAAAATTGCTCATTATTTACGCATTACACCAAAAAAATGGCAAAATTACAAAAAAATTTTACAAAAATTTTTCATTTTTTCTGACAAAACATTTACTCATACTGAACTCAAAAAAGAATACCAAAAAACTGTTTTAATATCACAAAACAATTCTCTGAAAGCCCGGAAGAGATGGGGTAAACAGAATTGCAATATAGATGATAAAATAATTGAAAATATTGCATCAATAGGAAGCAAAAATTGCAAATTAAATGATGCTACAGCATATGCAACTGCAATGCCACAGCATATGCAATTGCAATGCTACGCACGCACGTCTAAAAAGAAAGATATTGATTTAAGATTAGATGATATAGATAGGCCTGTGGATAACTCAAAACAATTAACCGTTTATCACGAATTATATAATAAACTGCAATTACTCTTTAGTGAGCATAGTATGCTTTTCCCCAAGGATCAATTTTTGCTAGTTGAATGGATAAAAGCTGGTATTAGTATCGATTCTATCTATCAAAAAATTGCCCTAATACTCCAACGTGTTAGCAAGCAAAATCTAGAACGTCCAAAATCTTTTGCTTATTTTACTGCTGAAATACAACGATGTTTTTAA
- a CDS encoding HU family DNA-binding protein, translating into MHKIELIEYIANREGCTKSEAEKVINIFTKSVTSILAEGKEIMLVGFGKFYSSKVAARAGKNPRTGETINIAAYVQPKFSAGEKLKSACNSHKISKPTSIKK; encoded by the coding sequence ATGCACAAAATAGAACTAATTGAGTATATAGCAAATAGAGAAGGTTGTACTAAAAGTGAAGCTGAAAAGGTTATTAATATCTTTACTAAATCAGTGACTTCTATACTTGCCGAAGGTAAAGAAATAATGCTAGTAGGTTTTGGTAAGTTTTACTCTAGTAAAGTTGCAGCTAGAGCTGGAAAAAACCCAAGAACTGGTGAAACAATTAATATTGCAGCTTATGTGCAACCTAAATTCTCTGCTGGAGAAAAACTAAAATCTGCTTGTAATAGCCATAAAATCTCAAAACCAACAAGCATAAAGAAATAA
- a CDS encoding ribbon-helix-helix domain-containing protein, translating into MTTITTRIPNDLNNSLSLIAKSMERSKSYIVHKAIESYIKEQLEDIEDAEDALARMKSPNRKFYTSEEMKQRLEERYRTKHAL; encoded by the coding sequence ATGACCACAATTACTACACGTATTCCAAATGATTTAAATAACTCTTTATCTTTGATAGCTAAATCAATGGAAAGATCAAAAAGCTATATTGTTCATAAAGCAATTGAAAGCTACATTAAAGAACAACTAGAAGATATAGAGGATGCAGAAGATGCTTTAGCTAGGATGAAAAGTCCAAACAGAAAATTTTATACTTCTGAAGAAATGAAACAAAGATTAGAAGAAAGATATCGTACAAAGCATGCTTTATAA
- a CDS encoding protein-L-isoaspartate O-methyltransferase family protein, with translation MNQDRLYFKRLQMLETQIKRRGIQDEQVLRAMHIIPRHFFVPETLKDYAYEDEPLKIGYGQTISQPYITRVAN, from the coding sequence ATGAATCAAGATAGATTGTACTTTAAAAGATTACAAATGCTAGAAACTCAAATAAAAAGGCGAGGCATTCAAGATGAACAAGTGTTGCGTGCTATGCACATTATTCCTAGACACTTTTTTGTTCCTGAAACTCTTAAGGATTACGCCTATGAAGATGAACCTTTGAAAATAGGATATGGTCAAACTATTTCTCAACCATACATAACGCGAGTTGCCAATTAA
- a CDS encoding tetratricopeptide repeat protein, translating into MAKEHYSPEVITARLKGKRWEDHREYLANYNKYEERGFTVIEYDVMERQGDYAAASVGSANIFHKLVRHDKKYIDSNDNEIREVEAQKLRNQYIAEQQKAKEAEERKQQEANKQKAKEEQDKQRKAKEEAEVKEKEEAITKTAHEWGETVGGIYGGSTGGEIGNYIGKAVGGKIGKSFGYQGAGEKTGKCFGSIAGAAIGGNIGGALGGSVSQAVATEIVKIGGIDTVGTTLPPLVGAVVVGGVGIATSAFCKTANNPQSSTFNNVIDTASTSIPMAAMAVARSIPFIDNSPTALGVLSYGTQQAVNYYKHGSIDITFTNVAKGLGSSIATRTISAAIAVPVGAIVGSTIAIVAVPVLAASATAALSYGVNQGVRCYSNSCDAEKAKKLNVEATKHHREGQYEEALVKFNKATALQPNNKIYHKNKAATLIKLTKYDEAIEAADKALHIDLNYKQAKEQKAFALNELAKVDSNAQNYEEALIKFNEAIVLQPNNEIYQKNKATVLNEQGKKLWNDAWTAEETASLEEIEETVEQYLAEAKEKFKETKVKFKQAHKLVPDNTEYTRNFHMISLKIEGNSNFNEGVKLQYEANNLRDQGKYEQALKKYTTAMQKFQNGLKHDARFQDCIDLVKESITICNTKIEEIGQQQHYGNLEEYIPNPDTHNPNNLSDNPLTSYEHVVTVMGVVDVDY; encoded by the coding sequence ATGGCAAAAGAACATTATTCCCCAGAAGTTATAACAGCAAGACTTAAGGGTAAGAGGTGGGAAGATCATCGAGAATATTTAGCTAATTATAATAAATATGAAGAACGTGGTTTTACCGTAATCGAATATGACGTTATGGAAAGGCAAGGAGACTATGCAGCAGCTAGCGTAGGTTCTGCTAATATATTTCATAAACTTGTACGTCATGATAAAAAATATATTGATTCTAATGATAATGAAATAAGAGAAGTAGAAGCACAGAAACTTCGGAATCAGTATATAGCAGAACAGCAAAAAGCAAAAGAAGCAGAAGAAAGAAAGCAGCAAGAAGCTAATAAACAAAAAGCCAAAGAGGAACAGGACAAACAACGAAAAGCCAAAGAAGAGGCTGAAGTTAAGGAGAAGGAAGAAGCAATAACTAAAACAGCCCATGAATGGGGAGAAACAGTAGGAGGAATATACGGTGGGTCTACTGGTGGAGAGATAGGCAATTATATAGGAAAAGCAGTAGGAGGAAAAATAGGGAAAAGTTTTGGATATCAAGGGGCTGGTGAGAAGACAGGAAAATGTTTTGGTAGTATCGCCGGAGCAGCAATTGGTGGAAATATTGGAGGAGCATTGGGAGGCTCAGTAAGTCAAGCCGTTGCTACTGAAATAGTAAAGATAGGAGGAATAGACACAGTAGGGACGACCTTACCACCATTAGTCGGAGCTGTGGTGGTAGGAGGGGTAGGAATAGCAACCTCTGCTTTCTGTAAGACTGCAAATAATCCACAAAGCTCTACCTTTAATAATGTAATAGATACAGCTAGTACAAGCATACCAATGGCAGCAATGGCAGTGGCTAGGTCTATACCATTTATAGATAACTCACCAACAGCATTAGGGGTATTAAGCTATGGCACTCAGCAGGCTGTAAACTATTATAAGCACGGAAGTATTGATATAACGTTTACAAATGTAGCTAAAGGTCTTGGTAGCAGCATAGCAACTAGGACGATTTCTGCAGCGATAGCAGTGCCTGTAGGAGCTATCGTAGGTTCAACTATAGCAATAGTAGCAGTACCTGTGCTTGCTGCGTCAGCAACGGCTGCTTTAAGTTATGGAGTTAATCAAGGTGTAAGGTGCTATTCCAATTCATGTGATGCGGAGAAAGCAAAGAAGTTAAACGTGGAAGCGACAAAACATCATAGAGAAGGTCAATATGAAGAGGCTCTTGTAAAGTTTAATAAAGCTACAGCACTACAACCAAACAATAAGATTTATCACAAAAACAAGGCTGCGACTCTTATCAAACTAACTAAATATGATGAAGCCATAGAGGCTGCAGATAAGGCATTACATATAGACCTAAACTATAAACAAGCAAAAGAACAAAAAGCTTTTGCCTTGAATGAGTTGGCCAAGGTAGATTCTAATGCTCAAAATTATGAAGAAGCCCTTATAAAATTTAATGAAGCTATAGTACTACAACCAAACAATGAGATTTATCAAAAGAACAAGGCTACAGTTCTTAATGAACAAGGTAAAAAATTATGGAACGATGCTTGGACAGCAGAAGAAACAGCTAGCTTGGAAGAAATTGAAGAAACAGTAGAGCAATATCTTGCAGAAGCGAAAGAAAAGTTTAAGGAAACAAAAGTTAAGTTCAAACAAGCACATAAACTTGTACCTGACAATACTGAATATACACGAAACTTTCATATGATTAGTTTAAAGATAGAAGGTAATTCTAACTTTAATGAAGGAGTTAAATTACAATATGAAGCTAATAACCTAAGAGATCAAGGAAAATACGAACAAGCTTTAAAGAAGTATACAACTGCTATGCAAAAGTTTCAAAATGGTCTTAAGCATGACGCAAGATTTCAAGATTGTATAGACTTAGTTAAAGAATCTATCACAATATGTAATACAAAAATTGAAGAAATAGGTCAGCAACAACATTATGGAAATCTAGAAGAATACATACCTAATCCCGATACTCATAATCCCAATAATTTATCAGATAATCCACTCACATCTTACGAGCATGTTGTTACTGTGATGGGAGTAGTTGATGTTGATTATTAG
- a CDS encoding virulence RhuM family protein gives MNKMQNNQLVIYQTENGETKVDVQIYDDTVWLTQQQIAELFDKDRTVITKHINKILAEEELDNTVCAKIAHTASDGKKYDTKYYNLDIIISVGYRVNSKRGVQFRKWATKILKDYLIKGYSINQDKVVQNRLVQLKQTVELLSMTLINHNLVNDTGRELVSLIKAYSKTWDMLIKYVNCNHLLTPYCN, from the coding sequence ATGAATAAAATGCAAAATAATCAGTTAGTTATTTATCAAACTGAAAATGGTGAAACCAAAGTTGACGTACAAATATATGATGACACGGTATGGCTTACTCAACAACAGATAGCAGAACTTTTTGATAAAGATAGAACAGTAATTACTAAACATATTAATAAAATCTTAGCAGAAGAGGAGCTTGATAACACAGTATGTGCAAAAATTGCACATACTGCATCAGATGGTAAGAAATATGATACGAAATATTATAATTTGGACATAATAATATCCGTTGGATACCGGGTAAACTCTAAACGAGGAGTGCAGTTTAGGAAATGGGCAACCAAAATATTAAAAGATTATCTCATTAAAGGGTATAGCATTAATCAAGATAAAGTCGTGCAAAATAGGCTAGTTCAGTTAAAGCAAACAGTTGAGCTATTATCAATGACTTTGATCAATCATAATTTAGTTAATGATACTGGTAGAGAACTAGTTAGTCTAATTAAAGCCTATAGTAAAACATGGGATATGCTGATTAAGTATGTAAATTGTAATCATCTTTTGACCCCCTATTGTAATTAA
- a CDS encoding helix-turn-helix transcriptional regulator, translating into MQTTKISVKYLGKSFILTQRAMECLTLAALGFPKKHIAARLGISYRTAEKHITNAKNKIGIYHHRQLLDFLFSYQLL; encoded by the coding sequence ATGCAAACAACTAAAATTAGCGTAAAATATTTAGGCAAGTCTTTCATTCTTACTCAAAGAGCTATGGAATGTCTTACACTTGCAGCTCTTGGCTTTCCTAAAAAGCACATAGCAGCTAGACTAGGCATATCGTATAGAACTGCAGAAAAACATATAACAAATGCTAAAAATAAAATTGGCATCTATCACCACCGGCAATTATTAGATTTTTTATTTTCTTACCAACTGTTATAA
- a CDS encoding tetratricopeptide repeat protein, giving the protein MSYIDREEIFSKKLNEIGGIKFTPREIDIIACIIHNRGDKKIATLLVISPRTVETHIRSIMQKLGNNSREYIIDLVRKSGKLQCITKYYLHLLAQNLFERQLQKIRKIINRQDCSCLLHYTKINKNEEDLLKRLKEHLKTANITLINREDKDQATTGVTHNLCIFEKELVNDNKLNASIVLIVDKNLNPLDINAVEYIDFRQEEDYYLSTLRLIKKILNKTDLDQIIKEFKAEYQNMLNSHLEEEDLKDKIIPTSQSIVLKEKLLSRKFIILLMCISCFSILVVWIISNNFFVSDKIITQNIRSDFIIPHKSTLLERSSIIAEIKEKLNDKDNMQTVVLIGTGGAGKTTLARLYASKQNANVTWEINAETKDSIMNSFENLGYALSQTAEQKQELKTIQEIQDFDKKQARLVLFIRNKLKIHPNWLLIYDNVETFSDIKDYFPYDQKAWGSGQIIITTRNSTIANNSYVSGGQVIFLEELSHSEQFDLFTKILNSEDRYNYSTSEQERTLQFLQNIPPLPLDVTTAAYYIKEIGITYEEYLNRKEQCSEEFAVTQGEIIKEKSSYIKNRYGIITLSLKHLMEQEPSFSSLLLLISMVDSQNIPRSLLDSYKGKISVDNFLHNLSKYTIINKNCYKNNTNSTFSLHRSTQAIILHYLTKVLNLNKNSQLIESIATTLETYIDRILEVEDIIIIKQLFPHLTSFLEKNLVNELTKSHLTSKLGHIYWSTYLNGAKAVDSLKQALRFYKSYYKTPNPRKAYTLGQLGIAYKMLGNRKKEQEYLEKSLALYQRYYGEEKHIEIAWLLVNLASFYRKVDYQKTQEYFERGLAIYKDYYGENDIKTSWVLGNLGRFYRSFGNYKKAKDLLEQTITIQQNNEAKNQIEYAWLVINLGIVHQNLGNNEKAKKLIKKGLSFYKETLEDEHIEVAWSRIHLAIVYGNLGNWSRAKQLIQKSLGYYIQHYGKDHDEIAWALEKLGVTYRELGDFISANNIFNQSLILCKKYYGINSAQVAFLLYNIGKTKILEGDLTIAEEYLNQSLAIPQNKRHPKAYRVLESLIDLYKKRTIYEEQQGDIKQSQIYYTKAKYLINKLLSILKDNFPEDSSYIKKINLEHGEHSKAGAKLNLN; this is encoded by the coding sequence GTGAGCTATATCGATAGGGAAGAGATATTCTCAAAAAAGTTAAATGAAATAGGTGGCATAAAATTTACACCTAGAGAAATAGATATTATAGCTTGTATAATTCATAATAGAGGTGATAAGAAAATAGCGACTTTATTAGTAATTTCGCCTAGAACTGTAGAGACTCATATTCGCAGCATAATGCAAAAGCTAGGCAATAACTCACGTGAATACATCATTGATCTTGTGAGAAAATCTGGGAAATTACAATGTATAACTAAATATTATTTGCACTTATTAGCTCAGAATTTGTTTGAAAGACAATTGCAAAAAATAAGAAAGATTATAAATAGGCAAGATTGTAGTTGCCTACTTCATTATACAAAAATCAATAAAAATGAAGAAGATTTACTAAAGAGGTTAAAAGAACACTTAAAAACAGCTAATATAACTCTGATAAATAGGGAAGATAAAGACCAAGCTACTACAGGAGTTACTCATAACTTGTGTATCTTCGAAAAAGAACTAGTAAATGACAACAAGTTAAATGCCAGTATTGTTTTAATAGTTGATAAAAATTTAAACCCTTTAGATATTAATGCTGTTGAATATATAGATTTTAGACAAGAAGAAGATTATTACCTTTCTACCCTGAGATTAATAAAGAAAATTTTAAATAAAACTGACTTAGATCAAATTATTAAGGAGTTTAAAGCAGAATATCAAAATATGCTGAATTCTCATTTAGAAGAGGAAGATTTAAAAGATAAAATTATACCTACATCTCAATCTATCGTACTTAAAGAAAAGTTATTAAGCAGAAAATTTATTATTTTATTGATGTGTATTAGTTGTTTTTCTATTTTAGTAGTATGGATTATTTCTAATAATTTTTTTGTTTCAGATAAAATAATAACTCAAAATATAAGATCAGATTTTATTATTCCCCACAAGAGTACGCTTTTAGAACGTTCTTCTATAATTGCAGAAATTAAGGAGAAATTAAACGACAAAGACAATATGCAAACCGTTGTCCTAATTGGAACAGGTGGGGCAGGAAAAACAACTTTGGCTCGTTTGTATGCAAGTAAACAAAATGCTAATGTTACTTGGGAAATAAATGCAGAAACCAAAGATAGTATTATGAATTCTTTTGAGAATCTAGGTTATGCTTTATCTCAAACTGCAGAACAGAAGCAAGAGTTAAAGACCATACAAGAAATACAGGACTTTGATAAAAAACAAGCTAGGCTTGTGTTATTTATTAGAAATAAACTCAAAATACATCCTAATTGGTTACTAATTTACGATAATGTAGAAACTTTCTCAGATATTAAAGACTATTTCCCTTATGATCAAAAAGCTTGGGGATCAGGACAAATTATCATCACAACACGTAATAGCACTATTGCAAATAACAGTTACGTTAGTGGAGGACAAGTAATTTTCCTAGAAGAACTAAGTCATTCAGAACAATTTGATCTTTTTACTAAGATTTTGAATTCAGAAGACAGATACAATTACTCTACTTCAGAACAAGAGAGAACATTACAGTTTTTACAAAACATCCCACCTCTTCCTTTAGATGTAACAACAGCAGCTTACTATATTAAGGAAATAGGCATTACATATGAGGAGTACTTGAACCGTAAAGAACAGTGTAGTGAGGAATTTGCTGTTACTCAAGGAGAGATTATAAAAGAAAAAAGTAGCTACATTAAAAACCGTTATGGTATTATAACATTATCGTTAAAACATCTTATGGAACAAGAACCTAGTTTTAGCTCTCTTTTATTACTGATAAGTATGGTGGATTCACAAAATATTCCAAGAAGTTTATTAGATTCTTATAAAGGTAAAATCTCTGTTGATAATTTTCTGCATAATCTAAGTAAATATACAATTATTAATAAGAATTGTTATAAAAACAACACTAACTCTACATTTTCCCTTCATCGTAGTACGCAAGCTATCATTTTACATTACCTCACTAAGGTATTAAATTTAAACAAAAACTCCCAACTAATTGAATCGATAGCTACAACTTTAGAAACATATATAGATCGAATATTAGAAGTTGAGGATATTATTATTATAAAACAACTTTTTCCTCATCTTACTTCATTTTTAGAAAAAAATTTGGTTAATGAACTTACTAAATCTCATTTAACAAGTAAGCTTGGACATATCTATTGGTCTACATATCTTAATGGTGCAAAGGCAGTAGACAGCCTTAAACAAGCCTTAAGATTTTATAAAAGTTATTATAAGACTCCTAATCCTAGAAAAGCATATACTTTGGGACAGCTGGGAATAGCATATAAAATGCTTGGTAATAGAAAAAAAGAACAAGAGTACCTTGAAAAAAGCCTTGCACTATACCAACGCTATTATGGTGAGGAAAAACATATTGAAATAGCTTGGTTATTGGTAAATTTAGCATCTTTTTATAGAAAAGTAGATTACCAAAAGACTCAAGAGTATTTTGAGAGGGGGCTTGCTATTTATAAAGATTATTATGGAGAAAATGATATAAAAACATCATGGGTACTTGGAAATTTAGGGCGTTTCTATAGAAGTTTTGGCAATTATAAGAAGGCTAAAGATTTACTTGAACAAACTATTACTATTCAACAAAATAATGAAGCAAAGAATCAGATAGAATATGCTTGGTTGGTTATTAATTTAGGTATTGTTCACCAAAACTTAGGAAACAATGAAAAGGCAAAAAAATTAATCAAAAAAGGTTTATCATTTTACAAGGAAACCTTAGAAGATGAACATATAGAAGTAGCTTGGTCACGGATACATCTAGCTATAGTTTATGGTAACCTTGGTAACTGGTCAAGAGCAAAGCAGCTCATACAAAAGAGCCTTGGATATTATATACAACATTATGGCAAGGATCATGATGAAATAGCTTGGGCATTAGAAAAGTTAGGAGTTACATATCGAGAACTGGGGGATTTTATAAGTGCTAATAATATATTCAACCAAAGTCTTATTCTTTGTAAAAAATACTATGGTATTAATTCCGCTCAAGTTGCTTTTCTGTTATATAATATAGGAAAAACAAAGATTCTTGAAGGTGATCTGACAATAGCTGAGGAATATTTAAATCAATCTTTGGCAATACCACAAAATAAAAGGCATCCCAAGGCATATAGAGTATTGGAAAGCTTAATAGACCTATATAAAAAAAGGACAATTTATGAAGAGCAGCAAGGCGATATTAAGCAAAGTCAAATTTATTACACTAAAGCTAAATACCTAATTAACAAGCTCCTTAGTATTCTAAAAGATAATTTTCCTGAAGATTCCTCGTACATTAAAAAAATTAATTTAGAACATGGAGAGCATTCAAAAGCAGGGGCAAAACTAAATTTGAATTAG